The Natrinema salaciae genome includes a window with the following:
- a CDS encoding thiolase domain-containing protein: MRDAYLVGAGQSDYGAFPSESYRSLFRTAFEEATDSVPKGLEAADVDEAFVGNLGVGGRQLGLSGPAVTEHVGLDGVPTTRVENACAASGFAVRQAVQAVKSGMADVVLAGGFEIMSDMSSDATKYWLGVSGETEWERLSGTTFSGVYAQMASVHMERYGTTREHLSQVAVKNHANGAKNPHAQLGFECSLEDAQSAPVVADPLNLYHCCPTSDGAACALIVSEDVVDDYTDDPIRVAGVGAGSDTVGLFQRDTYSGVPASQRAGDAAYEMAGIDPDDLDFAEVHDCFAIAELLAYEDLGFCETGEAGRLIESGATELGGDLPVNTSGGLKSKGHPIGATGAGQVVEAYKQLSGTAGERQVENPTRGLTHNVGGSGGAAVVHVFEKETEVNA, translated from the coding sequence ATGCGAGACGCGTATCTCGTCGGCGCGGGGCAGTCGGATTACGGGGCGTTCCCGTCCGAGAGCTACCGATCCCTGTTCCGCACGGCGTTCGAGGAAGCGACGGACAGCGTACCGAAGGGGCTCGAGGCCGCGGACGTCGACGAGGCGTTCGTCGGAAATCTCGGAGTCGGCGGCCGCCAGCTCGGACTCTCCGGTCCCGCAGTGACCGAACACGTCGGACTCGACGGCGTCCCCACCACGCGAGTCGAGAACGCCTGCGCCGCCAGCGGCTTCGCCGTTCGACAGGCAGTGCAGGCGGTCAAGTCGGGCATGGCCGACGTCGTCCTCGCGGGCGGCTTCGAGATCATGTCGGACATGAGCTCGGACGCGACGAAGTACTGGCTCGGCGTCTCCGGGGAGACCGAGTGGGAACGGCTCTCCGGCACCACGTTCTCCGGCGTCTACGCGCAGATGGCCAGCGTCCACATGGAACGGTACGGCACCACGCGCGAGCACCTCTCGCAGGTGGCCGTCAAAAACCACGCGAACGGCGCCAAGAACCCCCACGCCCAGCTCGGCTTCGAGTGTTCGCTCGAGGACGCTCAGTCCGCGCCGGTCGTCGCGGACCCGCTGAACCTCTATCACTGCTGTCCGACCTCGGACGGGGCGGCCTGCGCACTGATCGTCAGCGAAGATGTCGTCGACGACTACACGGACGACCCCATCCGCGTCGCCGGCGTCGGTGCCGGCAGCGACACCGTGGGGCTCTTCCAGCGCGATACCTACTCCGGCGTCCCCGCGAGCCAGCGGGCCGGCGACGCCGCCTACGAGATGGCCGGCATCGACCCCGACGACCTCGACTTCGCGGAGGTCCACGACTGCTTCGCCATCGCCGAACTGCTGGCCTACGAGGATCTCGGCTTCTGCGAGACGGGCGAGGCCGGGCGGCTCATCGAGTCCGGCGCGACCGAACTCGGCGGCGACCTCCCCGTGAACACCTCCGGCGGCCTCAAATCGAAGGGCCACCCCATCGGCGCGACGGGTGCCGGACAGGTCGTCGAGGCCTACAAACAGCTCTCCGGAACCGCGGGCGAGCGACAGGTCGAGAACCCGACCCGGGGCCTGACGCACAACGTCGGCGGCAGCGGTGGTGCAGCCGTGGTCCACGTCTTCGAGAAGGAAACGGAGGTGAACGCGTGA
- a CDS encoding zinc ribbon domain-containing protein, giving the protein MTAAITGVGAYAPRFRISAEAFEEAWGQFHAAGVTEKAVPSADEDALTMGYEAATRALEAAAIDPAAVNWLAFAASRPPEAEEDLTARLGAMLALPESATRQLFTGSTRAGTRALWAGLDALEADSTTALVVAADAPKGDPDDGIDHAAGAGAAAFVVERDGPAEIVDRAEYTAPYPGTRFRNSGADETQGLGVTQYDRQAFSETIGGAVAGLEVDSDPAAAAIQAPDGKLPYRAAGAAGVGTDEVRAAATVHELGDLGAASVPLSLATALEDGYESILAVSHGSGAAADAFVVEAEDDVPAVTALEGDDPLSYAEYLRQRGVVTTGPPSGGGAYVSVPSWRRSLPQRYRLEAGRCSACNALSFPPEGACDDCGALAEYEPVELAGEGTIEAVTTISQGGAPPEFAEQQARSGDYAAAIVALETSGASETHRADGDEIVSAPAMGTDADPADFSVGDRIETTIRRIYTQEGVTRYGFKVRPASE; this is encoded by the coding sequence ATGACGGCCGCGATCACCGGCGTCGGTGCCTACGCCCCGCGATTCCGTATCAGCGCCGAGGCTTTCGAGGAGGCCTGGGGCCAGTTCCACGCCGCCGGCGTGACCGAGAAGGCCGTTCCCTCGGCCGACGAGGACGCCCTGACGATGGGCTACGAGGCCGCGACCCGCGCGCTCGAGGCCGCGGCGATCGACCCCGCGGCCGTCAACTGGCTCGCGTTCGCCGCCTCGCGACCGCCGGAAGCCGAGGAGGACCTGACCGCCCGTCTCGGCGCGATGCTCGCCCTCCCCGAGTCGGCGACCCGGCAGCTCTTCACGGGCAGCACGCGGGCCGGCACCCGCGCGCTCTGGGCCGGGCTGGACGCGCTCGAGGCCGACTCGACGACCGCGCTCGTCGTCGCGGCCGACGCGCCGAAGGGCGATCCCGACGACGGAATCGACCACGCGGCCGGCGCGGGTGCCGCGGCGTTCGTCGTCGAGCGCGACGGCCCGGCCGAAATCGTCGACCGCGCCGAGTACACCGCGCCGTATCCGGGAACCCGGTTCCGAAACAGCGGCGCGGACGAGACGCAGGGACTGGGCGTCACCCAGTACGACCGGCAGGCGTTCTCCGAGACGATCGGCGGTGCCGTCGCCGGTCTCGAGGTCGATTCCGATCCGGCGGCTGCCGCGATCCAGGCCCCCGACGGAAAGCTCCCCTACCGCGCGGCCGGGGCGGCCGGCGTCGGGACCGACGAGGTACGGGCCGCCGCGACCGTCCACGAACTGGGCGACCTCGGCGCGGCCAGCGTCCCGCTGTCGCTCGCGACGGCGCTCGAGGACGGCTACGAGTCGATCCTCGCGGTCTCCCACGGCAGCGGCGCGGCCGCGGACGCGTTCGTCGTCGAGGCCGAGGACGACGTGCCGGCCGTAACCGCGCTCGAGGGCGACGACCCGCTCTCGTACGCGGAGTACCTCCGCCAGCGCGGCGTCGTGACCACGGGCCCGCCGTCGGGCGGCGGCGCGTACGTCAGCGTCCCCTCGTGGCGGCGCTCGCTGCCGCAACGGTACCGGCTGGAGGCGGGCCGCTGCTCCGCGTGCAACGCCCTCTCGTTCCCGCCGGAGGGGGCCTGCGACGACTGCGGCGCGTTGGCAGAGTACGAACCCGTCGAACTCGCCGGCGAGGGGACGATCGAGGCCGTCACGACGATCTCGCAGGGCGGCGCGCCGCCGGAGTTCGCCGAACAGCAGGCCCGGTCGGGCGACTACGCGGCCGCGATCGTCGCGCTCGAAACCAGCGGTGCGTCGGAGACGCACCGAGCGGACGGCGACGAGATCGTCAGTGCGCCGGCGATGGGGACCGATGCGGACCCTGCGGACTTCTCGGTCGGCGACCGGATCGAGACGACGATCCGCCGGATCTACACGCAGGAAGGCGTCACCAGGTACGGGTTCAAGGTGCGGCCCGCGAGCGAGTAG